The following proteins are co-located in the Shouchella hunanensis genome:
- a CDS encoding ABC transporter ATP-binding protein, which yields MDSLLSVNQIEKTYGKGSTRFHALNQISLTIDHGEFVGVMGPSGSGKSTLLNVLATIDSPTSGDIFLGEENLAKMDTERLADFRRTHLGFIFQDYFLLDSLTARENILLPLAVAKENAKAMNEKVEAIATMFGIESLLNQFPYQLSGGQKQRVATCRAMVTNPKIIFADEPTGALDSKAASDLLESMSRLNQTHETTIMMVTHDAFAASFCRRILFINDGHVQKELIRGNESRKAFFQTILDELARLGGDGDDIR from the coding sequence ATGGATTCGTTACTCAGTGTTAACCAAATTGAAAAAACATATGGAAAAGGCTCAACTCGTTTTCACGCCTTAAATCAGATTTCCTTAACGATTGATCATGGAGAATTTGTAGGAGTGATGGGGCCGTCAGGTTCTGGGAAATCCACGTTGTTGAACGTTCTTGCAACAATTGATTCCCCTACATCAGGTGACATTTTTCTTGGAGAAGAAAATCTAGCGAAGATGGACACGGAAAGGCTTGCTGATTTTCGTCGAACACACCTAGGGTTTATTTTCCAGGATTATTTCTTGCTTGACTCATTAACGGCCAGAGAGAATATTCTCTTACCTCTAGCTGTAGCAAAAGAGAACGCTAAAGCAATGAATGAAAAAGTAGAGGCTATTGCAACGATGTTTGGCATTGAATCTCTACTTAATCAATTCCCGTATCAGCTTTCAGGTGGACAGAAGCAGCGCGTAGCCACTTGCAGAGCGATGGTGACAAATCCAAAAATCATCTTTGCTGATGAACCAACTGGTGCACTTGATTCAAAAGCCGCATCCGATTTACTAGAAAGCATGAGTAGGCTAAATCAAACTCACGAAACAACGATTATGATGGTGACGCATGATGCGTTTGCAGCAAGCTTTTGTCGTCGGATTTTATTTATAAATGATGGTCACGTACAGAAAGAATTGATTCGTGGAAATGAATCAAGAAAGGCATTCTTTCAAACAATTCTTGATGAACTTGCACGTTTAGGTGGTGATGGAGATGACATTCGCTGA
- a CDS encoding FtsX-like permease family protein, with product MTFADIARKNMKRNVKSYGLYIGSTIFSIIVYFTFVTLRYNDDILVASEQSRQLSSLITASTFILMVFVAIFILYSNSFFIKKRKKEMALYALLGIRKKTIGWMLFLENMTIGILSLVIGVGLGFVLSQFFLSLLMALMGLDFTLSFSFSFEAVLHTVLVFFVLFLVTSFQGYRVIYRFALIDLFHAEKKGEALPRARLLSSIIGILLLTTGYWMALQDLATSIVWRQLGIATPLVIIGLTVLGSYLLFRSVLVYLLHVIKRQIHWTWSGLNLLTVSQLLYRIKGNALTLTIIATLSATILTAGGAVFSMYYNVEKDVERYSPFTFMWEGPALEMDQEQVEYETSFVSKSARVMLGDHEFDYAVISESTFLTLSHQLEWEVTEELADDQMIIVDAFYDERWSANVETVQLQENDYDVISMYADALFNVRTMGGTALVLSDSQYDALEAEEKSYQAIQVGNYQNKVELSQELASSSEINQFSSAVQDYRDSMESSGVLMFVGSFLGLVFLAAMGSIIYFKLMTEVEEDKKAFTILHKVGVSKKDMKRSIRHQVGMIFVAPLLLGLLHGSVALTAFSKLLDLQLFVPVLLWMLAYTLIYIGYYVVTVQSVKKTIFTTFKGGTSK from the coding sequence ATGACATTCGCTGATATTGCACGGAAGAATATGAAACGGAACGTAAAAAGCTACGGCTTATACATTGGTTCTACCATTTTTTCCATCATTGTATACTTCACTTTTGTTACATTGCGATACAACGACGACATTCTAGTAGCATCCGAACAGTCAAGGCAATTAAGTAGCCTTATTACGGCTTCTACTTTCATTCTGATGGTTTTCGTCGCCATTTTTATTCTGTATTCGAATTCGTTTTTTATTAAGAAACGTAAGAAAGAAATGGCTCTCTACGCTTTATTAGGGATTCGCAAGAAAACGATCGGGTGGATGCTGTTTTTAGAAAATATGACAATTGGTATTCTTTCACTTGTTATTGGGGTCGGATTAGGGTTTGTTTTATCTCAATTTTTTCTTTCTCTACTAATGGCGTTAATGGGACTGGATTTTACACTGAGCTTTTCATTTTCTTTTGAAGCGGTCCTTCATACCGTATTGGTGTTTTTCGTCTTATTTTTAGTGACATCCTTTCAGGGATATCGTGTAATTTATCGGTTTGCACTAATTGATTTGTTTCATGCTGAAAAAAAGGGAGAGGCGCTTCCACGTGCTCGGCTACTATCGTCGATTATCGGGATTCTCCTCCTTACAACTGGATACTGGATGGCGTTGCAAGATCTTGCCACATCTATTGTTTGGAGACAACTTGGGATTGCAACGCCTCTCGTTATAATTGGGCTGACGGTATTAGGCTCGTATCTGCTTTTTCGAAGCGTGCTCGTCTACTTGCTCCATGTCATCAAAAGACAAATCCATTGGACATGGAGTGGGTTGAATTTACTGACCGTATCGCAATTGCTTTATCGAATCAAAGGAAACGCGCTTACGTTAACCATTATTGCCACATTGAGTGCAACAATCCTTACTGCAGGTGGTGCCGTCTTTAGCATGTATTACAATGTTGAGAAGGATGTTGAGAGGTATTCACCCTTTACCTTTATGTGGGAAGGCCCCGCGCTAGAAATGGATCAGGAACAAGTTGAGTATGAAACGTCTTTTGTCAGTAAATCGGCACGGGTTATGCTGGGAGACCACGAGTTCGACTATGCCGTTATAAGCGAATCGACTTTTCTAACCCTTTCACACCAACTTGAATGGGAAGTAACAGAAGAGCTAGCAGATGACCAAATGATCATCGTTGATGCGTTTTATGATGAACGGTGGTCTGCTAATGTAGAAACGGTGCAGCTGCAGGAGAATGACTACGACGTGATAAGCATGTATGCAGATGCTCTTTTCAATGTTCGAACAATGGGTGGAACTGCGCTTGTTCTATCAGATTCACAATATGATGCTTTAGAAGCAGAGGAAAAAAGCTACCAAGCAATTCAAGTAGGCAATTATCAGAATAAGGTAGAGCTATCCCAGGAATTAGCTTCTTCTTCTGAAATAAATCAATTCTCAAGCGCAGTGCAAGATTACAGAGATTCAATGGAATCATCTGGGGTACTGATGTTTGTTGGTAGCTTTTTAGGCTTAGTCTTTTTAGCCGCAATGGGAAGCATTATTTACTTCAAGCTCATGACAGAAGTAGAAGAAGATAAGAAAGCATTCACCATTCTTCATAAAGTAGGTGTATCTAAAAAAGATATGAAGCGAAGCATTCGCCATCAGGTTGGAATGATTTTTGTTGCTCCTCTTCTTTTAGGATTGCTACATGGAAGTGTTGCTTTAACAGCCTTTTCTAAACTGCTTGATCTTCAGTTATTTGTTCCGGTTCTTTTATGGATGCTTGCCTATACGCTCATTTATATAGGTTACTATGTTGTAACCGTACAGAGTGTGAAAAAAACAATCTTTACAACGTTCAAAGGAGGTACTTCAAAATGA
- a CDS encoding response regulator transcription factor codes for MEQPRILIVDDEHDLCQLIKTSLIKEGLTQIETAGSIKEGWDRFQRLKPDLAILDIMLPDGEGYDLCKSIRTVSRIPILFLSAKSDELDKILGLAIGGDDYITKPFSPKEVAYRVKAQLRRAGTYANEFEQPNHQYVLTVGPFSMNEHETEVKKDGQLLELTAKEVGLMACFLRNPNQILSKETLFRRVWGEEFYGADNTLMVHIRRLREKIEEQPSNPQWITTVKGLGYRLHGN; via the coding sequence ATGGAACAACCTCGCATTTTAATTGTGGATGATGAACATGATTTATGTCAGTTAATCAAAACAAGCTTAATAAAAGAAGGCCTCACACAAATTGAAACGGCTGGAAGTATAAAAGAAGGATGGGATCGTTTTCAGCGATTGAAGCCTGATTTGGCTATTCTAGATATCATGTTACCTGATGGCGAAGGCTACGATTTATGCAAGAGTATTCGCACCGTTTCCCGTATACCGATCTTATTTCTATCTGCAAAATCAGACGAACTTGATAAGATTCTTGGGTTGGCTATTGGTGGCGATGATTACATCACGAAACCTTTCAGCCCAAAAGAAGTAGCTTACCGTGTAAAAGCTCAGCTCCGACGTGCTGGAACATACGCGAATGAGTTCGAGCAGCCGAACCACCAATACGTACTGACAGTCGGTCCTTTTTCAATGAATGAGCATGAAACCGAAGTAAAAAAAGACGGTCAACTTTTAGAGTTAACCGCAAAAGAAGTAGGTTTAATGGCTTGCTTTTTGCGGAATCCAAATCAAATTCTTAGCAAAGAGACATTGTTTAGACGTGTATGGGGAGAAGAATTCTATGGGGCGGACAACACGTTAATGGTTCATATTAGGCGTCTACGTGAAAAAATCGAGGAGCAGCCTTCCAATCCGCAGTGGATTACCACTGTAAAAGGATTAGGCTACCGTCTACATGGGAACTAA
- a CDS encoding thioredoxin family protein: MKKITVILAAILTMVFIGFVSVSNLVATEASLYKTVTSDLLKEKQENQDSFIAYFYQKNCAPCQQVRPIINDYIEETQNEVLAVDINEDENKNLLIEGFDIDSTPIVIFVDSGKEQERFSSVFGEEEFKERASKVYIKDGVN; encoded by the coding sequence GTGAAAAAAATAACGGTCATTTTGGCTGCAATCTTAACAATGGTATTTATTGGTTTCGTCTCTGTAAGTAATTTAGTAGCAACTGAAGCATCGTTATACAAAACAGTAACCTCAGATCTGCTAAAAGAAAAGCAAGAGAATCAAGATAGCTTTATAGCGTATTTCTATCAGAAAAACTGCGCACCATGCCAACAAGTAAGACCAATTATTAATGATTATATTGAGGAAACACAAAATGAAGTATTAGCAGTTGATATAAATGAGGATGAAAATAAAAATCTCTTAATAGAGGGTTTTGATATTGATAGTACGCCAATAGTCATTTTTGTTGATTCAGGAAAAGAGCAAGAAAGGTTTTCGTCTGTTTTTGGTGAGGAAGAGTTTAAAGAGAGAGCAAGTAAAGTTTATATCAAAGACGGGGTTAACTAA
- the gccF gene encoding glycocin F family RiPP peptide: MSKLKVALSDEEIDTYTSEGKGPFDVGGAAWCTYYVALCSTGRDSGTCGWIFEQCGVGGGGGGGGCGTCVCR, encoded by the coding sequence ATGTCAAAATTAAAAGTTGCTTTATCAGACGAAGAAATTGATACGTATACGAGCGAAGGAAAAGGACCGTTTGATGTAGGCGGTGCTGCTTGGTGCACCTATTATGTTGCACTTTGTTCTACTGGAAGAGATAGTGGCACGTGTGGATGGATTTTTGAACAATGTGGTGTTGGCGGAGGAGGTGGTGGAGGAGGTTGTGGCACTTGCGTATGTAGATAG
- a CDS encoding glycosyltransferase: MKYDNDSKEKFFTNLKLYSSNITEKIESLRSYPIEPSQLNQFSLSVIVICKDEERCIERCLDAIDRNIGVNDEVMIIDTGSTDHTLNILNKYREQTNYFIFEKKWNNDFAEIRNFGIHKASKDWIVFIDADETVENDSFTNLKSHLSILDLLNVEAVCCPAIVNTGGHVVQTVRRIIPNSPSIFYFGAVHEEPRPVDHSELFYLAFEDIIFHHDGYVEAVSTSKEKQKRNMALLYPMIDKEPMSPRWHYLLCRDGKGALNEDFYRDTLLKVITLCGDDELNKEYKVRAVSDLIEFYLGAGDIDKAAYNLEMLKELAPHMTDTLYWDILVQVIIFEYNYHQFIQRIIDYKKTHKELDYGSLNSNGFHLDHLLSRLFFNIREYGSSFTILKKLENAQYGEYKAQYEELHKTLKNFLQAGEGNEK, encoded by the coding sequence ATGAAGTATGATAATGACTCTAAAGAAAAATTTTTTACTAATTTGAAGTTATACTCCTCTAACATTACTGAAAAAATTGAGTCTTTAAGATCGTATCCAATTGAGCCTTCACAATTAAATCAATTTAGTCTATCCGTAATTGTCATATGTAAAGATGAAGAGAGATGTATTGAGAGATGTTTAGACGCAATTGATCGTAATATTGGGGTTAACGATGAAGTTATGATTATTGACACTGGATCGACTGATCATACGCTTAACATCTTGAATAAGTATCGTGAGCAAACGAATTATTTTATCTTTGAAAAGAAATGGAACAATGATTTTGCTGAAATAAGAAACTTCGGAATACATAAAGCTTCAAAAGATTGGATCGTCTTTATTGATGCTGATGAAACAGTTGAAAATGATTCATTTACTAATTTGAAGTCCCATCTTTCTATTTTAGATTTATTAAATGTAGAGGCAGTTTGTTGTCCTGCTATTGTAAATACAGGTGGCCATGTCGTTCAAACGGTTAGAAGGATCATACCAAATAGTCCGTCCATTTTTTATTTCGGCGCTGTTCATGAAGAACCTCGACCTGTTGATCATTCTGAGTTATTCTATTTAGCTTTTGAAGACATCATTTTCCATCATGATGGGTACGTGGAGGCTGTCTCTACTAGTAAAGAAAAACAAAAACGGAACATGGCTTTACTTTATCCTATGATTGATAAAGAACCAATGAGTCCTAGATGGCATTACTTGCTTTGTAGAGACGGAAAAGGTGCTTTAAATGAAGATTTTTATAGAGACACGCTCTTAAAGGTAATAACATTATGCGGCGATGACGAATTAAACAAAGAATATAAAGTAAGAGCAGTAAGCGACCTAATTGAATTTTACTTAGGTGCCGGTGATATTGATAAGGCAGCTTATAACTTAGAAATGTTAAAGGAATTAGCACCCCATATGACTGACACTTTATATTGGGATATATTAGTACAAGTCATTATTTTTGAATACAATTACCACCAGTTTATCCAGCGCATTATAGACTATAAAAAGACTCATAAAGAACTAGATTATGGAAGTCTAAATTCAAATGGATTTCATCTTGATCATCTTTTGTCGAGACTCTTCTTTAATATTAGGGAATATGGAAGTAGTTTTACGATCTTAAAAAAACTTGAAAACGCTCAGTATGGAGAGTATAAAGCACAGTATGAGGAACTACACAAAACCTTAAAAAATTTTTTACAAGCTGGAGAGGGAAATGAAAAGTAA
- a CDS encoding peptidase domain-containing ABC transporter yields MKSKYFTKQLEENDCGPASVSMLLKYMWGTEITLAQLKILLFTNKNGTTFLGMKKGLEKMGVESNVFKCVSSLEALNELDYPCITQISGGGQENHFVTLFKLTKKHVYIGNPLKNQIEKVKIDTFLSMWIPFVLEVHKVTDNKKMMAYSSMESRKNNSIFKSLYKIKKLIILSWVLSIIVYSLTVYLAGMFSTYFDVIIPNAAVGLIVSVTVIYLLAVVIQFIVGYFNSILSIKSNNAVDKDLVENLVSNYFAQSYTFTEKFVSGELITRFTNISDIRTRYLFFVQTLPLDALAIIITFVILFRINFYLSLLAFIPIIIFFLLLFLSKNRYENLSYDLFEQQEYLNTELIESVDNIESIKNYNIAKRMKEKMIKRLDELYAIREKFMSFDQFQNLTKDSIIKLFNICFFAFGSYLVINDNLASGMLLMFNSLVSNVFNPFVNLTTIQATLHQGRVATLRYEDIVNSVVESSENVTKLENKIERIRIRDLSYSFNPSSHVLHNISFEIKQGEKIALVGSSGSGKSTLAKLLAGYYKPEKGEILVNHLNINEISQESLLKKILYIPQDIQIFNDTILNNILLYRDIDFEDVKKVSKLVGFDEIVEMMPDGYDTVIGSKGVELSMGQQQMLNITRYILSPPDVLILDEITNGLDVVRRNRIKQILINSTITVIFITHDLDLATSCDKIYSLNEEGMNVITSQSEGNLSQTIMNSLEKGR; encoded by the coding sequence ATGAAAAGTAAATACTTCACAAAACAATTAGAAGAAAATGATTGTGGCCCTGCCTCAGTGTCTATGTTACTAAAATACATGTGGGGAACAGAGATCACACTGGCACAATTAAAGATTTTACTATTCACAAACAAAAATGGGACGACTTTTTTAGGTATGAAAAAAGGACTTGAAAAAATGGGAGTCGAATCAAATGTCTTTAAATGTGTATCTTCTTTAGAAGCGCTTAATGAATTGGATTATCCATGCATTACACAGATTAGTGGGGGAGGACAAGAGAATCACTTTGTTACCTTATTTAAATTAACGAAAAAACATGTTTATATAGGCAACCCTTTAAAAAATCAGATAGAGAAAGTTAAGATAGATACATTCCTATCTATGTGGATTCCTTTTGTTCTTGAAGTTCATAAGGTAACCGACAATAAGAAAATGATGGCATATTCATCAATGGAATCAAGGAAAAACAATAGTATTTTTAAGAGCTTATATAAAATAAAAAAGCTTATTATCTTGTCATGGGTTTTATCCATCATTGTCTATTCCTTAACAGTCTACTTGGCAGGAATGTTCTCGACATATTTTGACGTTATTATACCAAATGCGGCTGTTGGTCTCATTGTTAGTGTTACAGTCATCTATCTTTTAGCTGTAGTCATACAATTCATTGTTGGTTATTTCAATTCTATCCTTAGTATTAAATCAAACAATGCTGTAGATAAAGATTTGGTAGAGAATTTGGTATCAAACTATTTTGCACAGAGCTATACGTTTACTGAAAAGTTTGTAAGCGGAGAGTTGATAACAAGGTTTACGAATATTAGTGATATAAGAACTAGATACTTGTTCTTTGTGCAAACATTGCCTTTAGATGCTTTAGCGATCATTATTACGTTTGTAATATTATTTAGAATTAACTTTTATTTATCCTTGTTGGCATTTATACCAATTATCATCTTCTTTTTACTGTTATTTTTGTCGAAAAATCGATATGAAAATTTAAGCTATGATTTATTTGAACAACAAGAATACCTTAATACTGAACTGATAGAATCAGTGGATAATATCGAGAGTATCAAAAATTATAACATTGCGAAACGAATGAAAGAGAAAATGATTAAGAGGTTGGACGAACTGTATGCGATAAGAGAAAAGTTTATGTCTTTTGATCAATTTCAAAACTTAACTAAGGATTCTATCATAAAGCTTTTTAATATTTGTTTTTTTGCATTTGGCTCTTACTTAGTTATCAATGACAATTTAGCATCAGGTATGTTATTAATGTTTAACTCTTTGGTATCAAACGTTTTTAATCCGTTTGTTAACTTAACGACTATACAAGCCACTTTACACCAAGGAAGAGTAGCAACTTTAAGGTATGAGGATATAGTCAATTCTGTGGTAGAGAGCTCAGAAAATGTTACGAAACTAGAAAACAAAATTGAAAGAATAAGGATACGAGACTTATCTTATTCGTTTAATCCAAGTAGCCATGTTTTACATAATATCAGCTTCGAAATCAAACAAGGTGAAAAGATTGCACTAGTGGGAAGTAGTGGCTCAGGGAAATCAACGTTAGCTAAATTGCTTGCAGGTTATTACAAACCTGAGAAAGGTGAGATTCTAGTTAATCATTTGAATATAAATGAGATCAGCCAAGAGTCTCTTTTAAAGAAAATTTTATATATCCCTCAGGATATTCAGATATTTAATGACACCATATTGAACAACATCTTGCTCTATAGAGATATCGATTTTGAAGATGTTAAAAAGGTATCAAAATTGGTCGGTTTTGATGAAATTGTTGAAATGATGCCCGATGGTTATGATACAGTTATTGGCTCAAAGGGCGTTGAATTATCTATGGGACAACAGCAAATGTTAAATATAACGCGATATATCCTCTCGCCGCCTGACGTTTTAATACTAGATGAAATAACAAATGGGTTAGATGTAGTAAGAAGAAATAGAATCAAACAAATTTTGATAAATTCCACAATAACGGTCATTTTTATAACTCATGATTTAGATTTGGCAACTTCGTGCGATAAAATCTATTCGCTAAACGAGGAAGGAATGAACGTAATAACTTCTCAATCAGAAGGAAATTTGTCTCAAACGATTATGAATTCTCTTGAAAAGGGAAGGTGA
- a CDS encoding YxeA family protein, translated as MKKGIGIVLVIVLLFVGAVVALATMDLNRLGKENMYVQISDYVEVEETRLDSGEVVSRYWYELPAIDEAGNSTIVQFSATRELRKEAYLMLYVKNDDDVTSYDEVKWEDIPAGAQDKLLQVP; from the coding sequence ATGAAAAAAGGGATTGGTATTGTACTTGTCATCGTCCTGCTCTTTGTTGGAGCGGTGGTTGCATTGGCAACAATGGATCTAAACCGTCTTGGCAAAGAGAATATGTATGTTCAAATAAGTGATTATGTTGAAGTGGAAGAAACTCGTCTTGACTCTGGTGAAGTGGTATCCCGATATTGGTATGAACTTCCTGCTATTGATGAAGCAGGTAATTCCACAATCGTACAATTTTCAGCTACGAGAGAATTACGAAAAGAAGCTTACCTGATGCTTTATGTGAAAAACGACGATGACGTAACGTCTTATGACGAAGTAAAGTGGGAAGACATTCCTGCTGGGGCACAAGACAAATTGTTACAGGTGCCATAA
- a CDS encoding sensor histidine kinase, producing MGTKLTKTRWRLTGSYLISIVIIVLIILFVNTFILVFYLMNQHLSNTAEEEQNSAEVFARGFSHYLALDDGEPILSQEGQDALQNYGAWFQLLDENGVVVDSYLAPSTASSNYTPMDLVHKYKYMDDEFNTYFVGAYESFSYIVGVPYSDDRRYVFTLNPETVLSFLSEALLAIILIDTIIACSIGLLFSAKLTKPIQAIIERISQLKNRNFKQQHLKKPGIYHSVFSNLNDVSDTLKKHEAEQHKLEKLRNEWISNVSHDLKTPLASIYGYAELLKGDDVSQQERMDYAEVIERQSSYIQNLIDDFNLTMRLRSQQMPLQLRDTRIEPFVREIVIDVLNQPTFKDASITFTSEAPQLTRQVDQHLLKRGLLNFIYNALIHNKEGVSVHVNVTSTFILIKDNGEGIQGDLHHIFDRYYRGSNTTNINGTGLGMAIARDIMEAHGATVELTSQKGKGTSIRILFG from the coding sequence ATGGGAACTAAGTTAACAAAAACGAGATGGAGATTAACTGGTAGCTACCTGATTTCAATAGTGATTATTGTGTTAATCATACTGTTTGTTAATACATTTATTTTGGTTTTTTACTTAATGAATCAACATCTAAGCAACACGGCTGAAGAGGAACAGAATTCAGCAGAAGTCTTTGCACGAGGTTTTAGTCACTATTTAGCACTTGATGATGGAGAACCCATCTTATCCCAAGAAGGTCAGGATGCGTTACAAAACTACGGAGCGTGGTTTCAACTACTTGATGAAAACGGCGTCGTCGTGGACTCCTATTTAGCACCATCTACTGCTTCTAGCAACTACACACCGATGGATCTTGTTCATAAGTACAAGTATATGGATGATGAGTTTAATACGTACTTCGTCGGTGCTTATGAGTCGTTTAGTTATATTGTGGGTGTTCCCTATTCCGATGATCGGCGCTACGTTTTTACTTTAAATCCAGAAACCGTTCTGTCTTTTTTATCGGAAGCGTTACTCGCCATCATTCTTATTGACACTATCATCGCCTGTAGTATTGGTCTTTTATTTAGCGCTAAATTGACTAAACCCATTCAAGCCATCATTGAACGAATTTCACAACTGAAGAATCGAAATTTTAAACAGCAGCACTTGAAAAAACCTGGAATCTACCATTCGGTTTTTTCAAACTTAAATGATGTTTCAGATACGCTCAAAAAGCACGAAGCGGAACAACATAAACTTGAAAAGCTACGCAATGAATGGATTAGCAACGTATCACATGATTTAAAAACACCACTCGCTTCCATTTACGGATACGCAGAGTTGCTCAAAGGTGATGACGTTTCTCAGCAGGAACGAATGGACTACGCGGAAGTTATTGAACGTCAATCAAGCTACATTCAAAACTTAATTGATGATTTTAATTTGACCATGCGCTTACGCAGTCAGCAAATGCCCTTACAGCTAAGAGACACTCGTATTGAACCGTTTGTACGTGAAATTGTCATTGATGTGTTAAATCAACCAACTTTTAAAGACGCATCGATTACGTTTACAAGTGAAGCACCTCAGCTGACACGTCAAGTGGATCAACATCTTCTTAAAAGAGGACTACTCAACTTTATTTACAATGCCCTGATCCATAATAAGGAAGGCGTTTCTGTCCATGTAAACGTGACGTCTACCTTTATTTTAATTAAAGATAACGGCGAAGGTATACAAGGCGATTTGCATCATATCTTCGATCGTTATTACCGCGGTAGTAATACAACCAATATTAATGGAACCGGATTG